From a region of the Triticum aestivum cultivar Chinese Spring chromosome 7D, IWGSC CS RefSeq v2.1, whole genome shotgun sequence genome:
- the LOC123168118 gene encoding uncharacterized protein produces the protein MTNKTECAETHTGPEPDPASHRRTDPTTGMTLQLQRSAVVSGKEPEPEPEQGKEQEVVAHVYDVACSGPDGAGGGGATVLQINRIFKDGIGLGGIFHTAIQVYGNEEWSFGYCENGSGVFSCPPAKNPMYTFRESIVLGKTSCSPRTVNQIARELSREWPGASYELLSRNCNHFCNEFCDKLGVPKLPGWVNRFANAGDAALEAAETTAEKLKQAKKEIFTACKAASTYLTGSPLSTPSDADDTAGSTSNTLFEGTWIRSIIGISMKPSKSLMNDASSSSDDETSDDKSETDGKQPGRDQNEGEKDARQEDQGTKSENEPPNHHS, from the exons ATGACGAACAAAACAGAATGTGCAGAGACCCACACGGGGCCGGAGCCGGACCCGGCCAGTCACCGACGGACGGACCCCACCACCGGCATGACGCTGCAGTTGCAGCGATCCGCGGTCGTCTCCGGCaaggagccggagccggagccggagcagggGAAGGAGCAGGAGGTGGTGGCGCACGTCTACGACGTCGCCTGCAGCGGCCCCGACGGCGCCGGGGGCGGCGGCGCCACCGTCCTCCAGATCAACCGCATCTTCAAGGATGGCATCGGCCTCGGCGGCATCTTCCACACCGCCATCCAG GTCTATGGAAACGAGGAATGGTCATTCGGCTACTGCGAGAACGGCAGCGGGGTTTTCAGCTGCCCCCCGGCCAAGAACCCCATGTACACATTCCGCGAGTCCATTGTGCTGGGGAAGACAAGCTGCTCGCCACGCACGGTAAATCAGATAGCGCGGGAGCTCAGCCGGGAATGGCCTGGAGCCTCATACGAGCTCCTCTCGAGGAACTGCAACCACTTCTGCAACGAGTTTTGCGACAAGCTCGGCGTGCCAAAACTTCCAG GTTGGGTCAATCGCTTTGCTAATGCTGGAGACGCAGCTCTGGAGGCTGCTGAAACTACAGCGGAAAAG CTCAAACAGGCGAAAAAGGAGATTTTTACTGCATGCAAAGCTGCATCCACATATTTGACTGGTTCGCCTTTGAGTACACCATCAGATGCGGATGATACAGCTGGCTCAACAAGCAATACTCTTTTCGAGGGGACATGGATCAGAAGCATTATTGGCATCAGTATGAAGCCATCGAAGAGCCTTATGAATGATGCATCGTCAAGTTCAGATGATGAAACATCTGATGACAAGAGCGAAACAGATGGTAAACAGCCTGGTAGGGATCAAAATGAGGGCGAAAAGGATGCAAGACAAGAAGATCAAGGCACGAAAAGCGAGAACGAACCACCCAATCATCATTCATGA